The Alteromonas mediterranea DE genome contains the following window.
CTGTAGAGGGAACGATACGGTCTGCCCTGCTGGCAATGTGCGAAGTTCACCGTTTACGCTAACGGTAACGGTGGCATCTGGTGAAATATTTAAAACATCGCCCTCGTTAACCGCCATACCTGACACTGCGTTAATTTGCTCGCCTGTTTCACTACGTACTAAAGAAGCTTCACCATTTACTTCTACAATGCTTACCTCGGCCATAAGTCCCTCTCAATAAAAATAGATATTTACGCTATATAAAAAGCGTAGCAGGGCTTTTCAATCTCGTTACCGGACCGTAGTACGGATAGGCTTTAGCCATTGGTATAAAGGCGTGAGGAAAACTAGGTAATTCCCCCTAATTTATTAATTTTTCGTCTAATAATACGTAACTGGGTTTGCAGAAAATTTTACAGCGTCTACTTTTTTAAAGTAAGAAACGGCACAAATGTCGTGAAGAATTTATACAGTGAGATGCATATATGAAGTTTATTAAAACAGTGCTTTCTAAAGTTGTAATAGGAACAGCTGGCGCTGTATTGGCTCACGGCGCTTTTGCTCAAACTAGTGGTGAGGGAAGTGCCTCAGCGAGTCTAGAGAGTTACGTTCGTAAGGTTGTTAATCAAAACCCTGAAGTGCAAGCCAGCTGGCGTCAGCTTCAAGTTGCAATGTCAGATGTTGATATCGCTCGCGGAGGCTTTAGGCCCCAGGTAGACGTATTGGCGACGAGTGCCTACACAGATAGAAATTATGGTTTAGACCGAGAGTACATGGGGCACACAGCTGAAATCGCCCTAACCCAAATGCTTTATGACGGGTTTTTAACAAGTAGCGAAGTTAAGCGGTTCAAACAAGCGCAAGTGGTAAGGTACTTTGAATTACTGGGCGAGGTGGAGCAAAAATCGCTTGATACTGCGCTTGCTTACATGGACGTACAGCTGTTTAGAGAATTATTAAGACTGGCCGAAGAAAACCTTATTACTCACGTTGATGTTTTCAAACAGATTGAAGAAAGCGTTGAAGTGGGGCTTGGGCGACGGGCCGACCTAGAGCAAATCAGTGGGTGACTTTCTCTTGCTGAATCCAATGTATTAACCGAGTTGTCTAACCTTCACGACGTCACCGCACGTTTTCTTCGTTTAGTGGGAGAGAAACCTGCAGATAGATTAACGCCTGTAACGTTAAGCTCTGCTTATGTAGACGCCAGTGTGACAGATGTTAAAACGTTATTGACCAATGCCTATGGCACTAACCCGCAATTTAACGCGGCAATTTACAATATAGATGCACAACGTTATGGAGTAGACAGTGCGAAAAGTCTGTATCACTCTCAAGTTAATTTGACGGCGAGCTAAGGTGCACAAACGCGAGATCAAGCGGCACTGAATAATACAATCACTGAGGCTAGCGTAGGGGTTAATTTCTCGTACAATCTGTATAACGTGGGCTCTGACCGCGCA
Protein-coding sequences here:
- a CDS encoding TolC family protein, with the protein product MKFIKTVLSKVVIGTAGAVLAHGAFAQTSGEGSASASLESYVRKVVNQNPEVQASWRQLQVAMSDVDIARGGFRPQVDVLATSAYTDRNYGLDREYMGHTAEIALTQMLYDGFLTSSEVKRFKQAQVVRYFELLGEVEQKSLDTALAYMDVQLFRELLRLAEENLITHVDVFKQIEESVEVGLGRRADLEQISG